A window of the Polaribacter batillariae genome harbors these coding sequences:
- the aspS gene encoding aspartate--tRNA ligase has protein sequence MYRSHSCGELRDSHINTEVTLAGWVQKSRDKGFMIWVDLRDRYGITQLMFDEERTPKEMMEKAKSLGREFVIQVTGKVIERESKNSKMPTGNVEVLVSKLEILNESITPPFTIEDKTDGGDDLRMKYRYLDIRRNPVKDSLIFRHKVSMEVRKYLSDQHFIEIETPYLIKSTPEGARDFVVPSRMNEGQFYALPQSPQTFKQLLMVGGMDKYFQIVKCFRDEDLRADRQPEFTQIDCEMAFVEQEDILNIFEGLTRHLLKEVNNVEVEKFPRMLYDDAMRLYGNDKPDIRFGMEFGELNSVTQHKDFGVFNNAELVVGIAVPGGNAYTRKEIDKLIDWVRRPQVGALGMVYCRVNEDGSFKSSVDKFYDQEDLAKWAEKTSAKPGDLICILSGETNKVRAQLSALRMELAERLGLRDPKVFAPLWVIDFPLLELDEETGHYHAMHHPFTSPKPGQMELLDTNPGAVKANAYDLVLNGNEIGGGSIRIHDKQTQATMLKHLGFSEEDAKAQFGFLMDAFEYGAPPHGGLAFGLDRLVAILGGQETIRDFIAFPKNNSGRDVMIDAPAFIDDEQLKELNLKLDIQE, from the coding sequence ATGTATAGAAGTCATTCTTGTGGCGAGTTAAGAGATTCGCATATAAATACAGAAGTAACCTTGGCTGGTTGGGTGCAAAAATCGCGTGATAAAGGGTTTATGATTTGGGTAGATTTACGCGATCGTTATGGAATTACGCAATTAATGTTCGACGAAGAACGCACGCCAAAAGAAATGATGGAGAAAGCAAAATCTTTAGGAAGAGAGTTTGTAATTCAGGTAACTGGAAAGGTGATTGAACGTGAGTCGAAAAACAGTAAAATGCCAACAGGAAATGTAGAAGTTTTGGTGTCTAAATTAGAAATTTTAAACGAATCTATAACTCCGCCTTTTACAATTGAAGACAAAACTGATGGTGGAGATGATTTGAGAATGAAATACAGATACTTAGATATTAGAAGAAATCCGGTAAAAGACAGTTTAATTTTCCGTCATAAAGTTTCGATGGAAGTAAGAAAATACTTGTCGGATCAACATTTTATAGAAATTGAAACCCCTTATTTAATAAAATCTACACCAGAAGGTGCAAGAGATTTTGTGGTTCCAAGTAGAATGAATGAAGGGCAGTTTTACGCATTGCCACAATCTCCACAAACATTTAAACAACTATTAATGGTTGGTGGAATGGACAAATATTTTCAGATTGTAAAATGTTTTAGAGATGAAGATTTACGTGCAGATAGACAGCCAGAATTTACACAAATAGACTGTGAAATGGCGTTTGTAGAACAAGAAGATATTTTAAATATTTTCGAAGGATTAACGCGTCATTTATTAAAAGAAGTAAATAATGTCGAAGTAGAGAAATTTCCAAGAATGTTGTACGATGATGCCATGCGTTTGTATGGAAACGACAAACCAGACATTCGTTTTGGAATGGAGTTTGGCGAGTTAAATTCAGTTACACAACATAAAGATTTTGGCGTTTTTAATAATGCTGAATTGGTGGTTGGAATTGCGGTTCCTGGAGGAAATGCTTACACCAGAAAAGAAATTGATAAGTTAATTGATTGGGTTCGCAGACCACAAGTAGGTGCGTTAGGAATGGTATATTGTCGTGTAAACGAAGACGGAAGTTTTAAATCTTCGGTTGATAAATTTTACGACCAAGAAGATTTGGCAAAATGGGCAGAAAAAACCAGTGCAAAACCTGGTGATTTAATCTGTATTTTGTCTGGTGAAACCAATAAAGTAAGAGCACAATTATCTGCTTTACGTATGGAATTGGCAGAACGTTTAGGATTGAGAGATCCAAAAGTATTTGCGCCACTTTGGGTAATAGATTTCCCATTATTAGAGTTAGATGAAGAAACTGGGCATTATCATGCAATGCACCATCCATTCACATCACCAAAACCTGGGCAAATGGAATTGTTAGACACCAATCCTGGAGCTGTAAAAGCAAATGCTTATGACTTGGTATTGAACGGAAATGAAATTGGTGGAGGTTCTATTCGTATTCACGATAAGCAAACACAAGCTACCATGCTAAAACATTTGGGTTTTTCTGAAGAAGATGCCAAAGCACAATTTGGGTTCTTAATGGATGCTTTTGAATATGGTGCTCCACCTCATGGAGGTTTGGCTTTTGGTTTGGATAGATTGGTGGCTATTTTAGGCGGACAAGAAACCATTCGCGATTTTATTGCATTTCCAAAAAATAATTCTGGACGTGACGTAATGATTGATGCCCCTGCATTTATTGATGATGAACAATTGAAAGAATTGAACTTGAAGTTGGATATTCAGGAATAA